One stretch of Prinia subflava isolate CZ2003 ecotype Zambia chromosome 7, Cam_Psub_1.2, whole genome shotgun sequence DNA includes these proteins:
- the LOC134552941 gene encoding storkhead-box protein 1-like — translation MPRRAERCLQIAPHSLAIVLDAAAGGRPGGDGASGAGAGACEGPAAELGRHRIGYEIFADFKRENMQHFWDRRATAAVAETFFLGWIDEQVLLVQGKEEHLEVLRQGWARRSLKPPSGFHIKCLGLFPRLGKVSI, via the coding sequence ATGCCGCGCAGGGCGGAGAGGTGCCTGCAGATCGCCCCGCACTCCCTGGCCATCGTCCTGGACGCCGCGGCCGGGGGGCGACCGGGGGGCGACGGCGCCAGCGGTGCCGGGGCCGGTGCCTGTGAGGGGCCGGCGGCGGAGCTGGGCCGGCACCGCATCGGCTACGAGATCTTCGCGGACTTCAAGCGGGAGAACATGCAGCACTTCTGGGACCGGCGGGCCACGGCGGCGGTGGCCGAGACCTTCTTCCTGGGCTGGATCGAcgagcaggtgctgctggtgcagggcaAGGAGGAGCACCTGGAGGTGCTGCGGCAGGGCTGGGCGCGCCGCTCCCTCAAGCCCCCCAGCGGCTTCCACATCAAGTGCCTGG